The proteins below come from a single uncultured Dethiosulfovibrio sp. genomic window:
- a CDS encoding GntR family transcriptional regulator, with amino-acid sequence MRDSRIYTTSADYAYQELRHKIITKQLKPGQRLPEVNVAVQMGVSRTPVREALRRLSSEGLVIIIPNSGARLASPSAKEMEDTFIVREMLECLSVSAAAEKVQDKHLRRMEEYILDEVRAVEEKNLEFYLEAYEGFHRTVAEASSNRILSDYIENILARTNAYVVFFDPFYEQDENPTIGEHKAIIGALEKRDPSLAVDLMRSHLRRSVSCLKLSDEA; translated from the coding sequence ATGAGAGATTCCAGGATATACACTACGTCAGCGGATTACGCCTATCAGGAGCTCAGGCACAAGATCATAACAAAGCAGCTCAAGCCCGGTCAGAGGTTGCCGGAGGTCAACGTGGCCGTCCAGATGGGGGTCAGTAGAACCCCAGTCAGAGAGGCCCTCAGAAGGCTGTCCAGCGAGGGGCTGGTGATCATAATACCCAACAGTGGGGCTCGCTTGGCGTCTCCTAGCGCCAAGGAGATGGAGGATACCTTCATAGTCAGGGAGATGCTTGAATGCCTCTCGGTGTCAGCTGCGGCGGAAAAGGTACAGGATAAGCATCTTCGCAGGATGGAGGAATATATTCTCGACGAGGTCAGGGCTGTGGAGGAGAAGAACCTGGAGTTCTATCTGGAGGCTTACGAGGGGTTTCATAGGACTGTCGCTGAGGCCAGCAGTAACCGTATTTTGAGCGACTACATAGAGAATATCCTAGCCAGAACCAACGCCTATGTGGTTTTCTTCGATCCCTTTTACGAGCAGGACGAAAACCCCACTATAGGTGAGCATAAGGCCATTATCGGAGCTCTGGAGAAGAGGGACCCCTCTCTGGCCGTGGACCTCATGAGGTCTCATCTTCGACGATCGGTTTCCTGCCTAAAACTTTCCGACGAAGCCTAA